The proteins below are encoded in one region of Myxococcales bacterium:
- a CDS encoding tetratricopeptide repeat protein: MRSRWIAGLVLVGVAVLLAATVGRRYLEQYRQASPQPQASADGRVAAFLTEAEKKLDDGDFEGARGELDKATVLGDKDPAVLAALARLEAMRADGLWLRLRLLDPQDKQLVQNTHRQLGLRVGKAKEALSRAVAVAPDDPAVVRSQVDILRLAGELKEARALVAPLSSSPTGENAYVLAALDLAESQPVWASVIDRLQSAAQSERGLGRARAALIYSLARSGQTEQAQTELDKHAAKAEGQALHDDLAQFLKRVAAVTDGGIDAGAEIAAVDPASLPMLDTSGAGGVIADDEPPKGGPGDFRVKLQLASQAFKGGNLTRAEQLYNEVLAKEPSNTEALSGLADVAKAKKDPETAAKMYDKVLKENPSYLPALVARADQKWESGDRKGALTLYRRVLEQAGSGTAYGQKAAARLAEGEGPAPPPPSSGSAKPEPKPEPKPEPKPEPKPEPKPDDKPEIDTSDLPGVK; this comes from the coding sequence TCGAGCAATACCGCCAGGCCTCGCCCCAACCTCAGGCGAGCGCTGACGGGCGCGTCGCGGCGTTCCTCACCGAGGCCGAGAAGAAGCTCGATGACGGTGACTTCGAGGGTGCGCGGGGTGAGCTCGACAAAGCCACGGTGCTCGGCGACAAGGATCCAGCCGTGCTCGCGGCGCTCGCTCGCCTCGAGGCGATGCGCGCCGACGGCCTGTGGCTTCGGTTGCGGTTGCTCGATCCGCAGGACAAACAGCTGGTCCAAAACACCCACCGACAGCTCGGGCTGCGAGTGGGGAAGGCGAAAGAGGCGCTCTCACGCGCGGTCGCCGTCGCTCCCGACGATCCCGCCGTCGTCCGCTCCCAGGTGGACATTCTTCGGCTGGCGGGCGAGCTGAAAGAGGCCCGCGCTTTGGTCGCTCCGCTCTCGTCGAGCCCCACCGGTGAGAATGCGTACGTGCTCGCGGCGCTGGATCTGGCCGAGTCACAGCCCGTTTGGGCGAGTGTGATCGATCGACTGCAGAGCGCAGCCCAGAGCGAGCGAGGGCTGGGTCGGGCACGCGCCGCGTTGATCTACTCGCTAGCCCGCTCCGGACAGACGGAGCAGGCTCAGACGGAGCTCGACAAACACGCCGCCAAGGCCGAAGGCCAGGCGCTTCACGATGACCTTGCTCAGTTCTTGAAGCGCGTCGCTGCGGTGACGGACGGTGGCATCGACGCGGGCGCCGAGATCGCGGCCGTCGATCCGGCGAGCTTGCCGATGCTCGACACCTCGGGGGCCGGCGGGGTGATTGCGGACGACGAGCCGCCCAAGGGTGGACCGGGCGACTTCCGCGTGAAGCTGCAGCTCGCGTCGCAGGCCTTCAAGGGCGGCAACCTGACCCGCGCCGAGCAGCTCTACAACGAGGTCCTGGCCAAAGAACCCAGCAACACCGAGGCGCTGTCGGGTCTGGCGGACGTGGCGAAAGCAAAGAAGGACCCCGAGACCGCCGCGAAGATGTACGACAAGGTTCTCAAGGAGAACCCGAGCTATCTGCCGGCGCTCGTCGCGCGCGCGGATCAGAAGTGGGAGTCGGGTGATCGCAAGGGAGCGCTCACGCTGTATCGGCGGGTGCTCGAACAAGCGGGCTCGGGCACGGCCTACGGGCAGAAGGCAGCGGCGCGGCTCGCCGAGGGCGAGGGACCGGCGCCGCCACCACCGAGCAGCGGTTCTGCCAAGCCAGAGCCCAAGCCAGAGCCCAAGCCAGAGCCCAAGCCAGAGCCCAAGCCAGAGCCCAAGCCGGACGACAAACCCGAGATCGACACCTCCGATCTGCCTGGGGTGAAATAA